The genomic interval CCCAATCTCCTCAGCTGAATACAACCGGTAAGCAATGGTACACTCtaagggggggggggcagAGAAGATCCTATCAAAAATAGCGTATTTAAGAGATGAAGCACTAGTGAGAACAAATCTAGGGCTCTTATATTACGATGCCATGTGATGGCTATTGCGTCAAATTGGGTCTAGTGGTCCGAGAGGCCAGGTCCTAGTGATGTCGCCAGATCGAGAGTTTGGAGAAGAGATATCATTGTGTCACTTTCCGTATTCAATTATAATTAATGGTTCGAGCCACGAGCCGCAAgagaaataatattaaaacatGACAGCTATGCGTGAATGAACAGTCCCTAGGCGAAACTAATGACTTCCTTCACTGTGCTCCTGCTCGCCACTGCCGTGTTCCTGCGTTCCCTGACCGTGGCCCTCTGACGACTGGCCCTTGCtgtccttctttccttcctgacCATGACCCTCTGACTGGCCATTGCCATGGTCCTTCCATTGATGCCCATGGCCCTCCGACGACTCGTCATGGCCCACAGGACCATGGCCGTGGCAGGACCGAACCTTCTCCTCATAATCACAGATCCCAAACCTAGAGTTGTATGCCGTTCCGGGGCCGCAAGTCTTGCGGACGGGAATGCCGCCAGCAGCGCATTCGAAGAAGCTGTGGCAGTCGTGCGGGTCGGCCCAAACAGCTCCTGTCTCACATCTGGGGTGAGCAGCAGCGCTGAATGCAAAGAAGGAAGCGGCAAAGATAGCCAGAGCCTTGAAGGAGGTGAACTGCATCTTGATGCTGTTTGGAACCGAGCTGTTAGTAATTGCACTGAATTGGGGAGGATGATTCGGTCTTGACCATGCAGAAGTACGTACACTAATTGTGGGACTGGGCTGTCACGATTGAATAGATGGCCTCTGGAATGATGAGGTGTGAATGGGAGATGAGGTCAGGGTTGGCGTGGGCGTCCTGTTGTCGTGTCGAAGTGACTTGATGTTGTCGATGGATAATTCATTTCGAGATAGAGATTATACCGGCTTTTATAGATTCGTGGCTCTATACAAGTTCTGCTCTTGCAAGGGATGCACAAGAAATGCATTCCTGGATCATCCCCTGAAAACCAGTATGCCTTCCCTGCCATTGAAGGGGGAGCACTTTACCACACCCTTCAACTAGAATGTTATACGCCGTAGAGATGGTAAAGAATTATTGGATATCAGGAATTAAGGAGTACAGTGTGAAAGCGGGTTGTGAATATTTTGATGCTCCACTTCCCCAGTTCTACGGGTTGACACTTCCGCATTTCGGTACAGGGCTATCCCTTGCCAtactctcctcctccaaacAATGCCTACTGTGTAGCCATTCCGTAGGTATTCTGCAATGTGATTAAACTCATTAAGAGGAATTCACGCCATGACCCtgctttcttcaaagaagccCATAATGACACTCGCTAGTATTTCAGAGGGAGTTCATAGGTCTTCGAAAGCTGCACACCGCACAAGAGCTCTTTAATTTAGTTCGTTCCGCCCTGAATATCAGGGATAGGATTCCAGAACGCGAGATGAAGCCAAAGAGCGCTCCTCGGGATACTGCACTCGAAACTGAAAACAAGCACGGGAGACCGAAGTGGGCTGCGGGCACTATTGAAAGAATGTAGGCTGTTCCAATGCTACATAAACCTTGTTTTTCGCTTATGTCCCTGTCATCCCTTGACTCCTTTGCAACCACATCGCTTATTTCCAATTGAGTTTTCTCCCTTGCTTTCATTTGTCAATTGTTGCCAAGTTTCAGCTTGTTCAAGTTTTGCCGCAAACAGAAAGAGCTGAAAAAGGCTATACAGTTCGAATGTTATTGTTATGCAGTTGAGATTCTAAAGTCACTACTTTCTGCGGCAGTTGTGCAACGCTGCAGGCTCTTGGCTTTAACATCCTGCAGGCTCTTTGTCGTGTCGCAGGTGTACGCGCTTCATGCTCCCTATTCCGAATGACAGGAGTGATCGTGTATCCTGGATTCCACCCTTTCTTCGAAAATTCGATTGCTACACCCTGAAGTACAAATCCAGCTTAGTGCGACTTGTCATTAGGGTTCTAGTGCAGGTCCAAATTCAATCCAACAGCAGATCATTCCGAGATATTATTTGTTGTTTTTAAAATCGCGCCGCGCGGAATGCGAAACAGGCGCTCTCTGGCTGGGTAAAAGATCCGGGGTATTTTCCATCATTAGGTGATATCCGGTAATATCTGGTATCCTATGCCTGAGGCTAGAAGAGCACAACTGGTGTAACTG from Aspergillus flavus chromosome 7, complete sequence carries:
- a CDS encoding putative chitin binding domain protein Peritrophin-A, with translation MQFTSFKALAIFAASFFAFSAAAHPRCETGAVWADPHDCHSFFECAAGGIPVRKTCGPGTAYNSRFGICDYEEKVRSCHGHGPVGHDESSEGHGHQWKDHGNGQSEGHGQEGKKDSKGQSSEGHGQGTQEHGSGEQEHSEGSH
- a CDS encoding uncharacterized protein (expressed protein), yielding MKAREKTQLEISDVVAKESRDDRDISEKQGLCSIGTAYILSIVPAAHFGLPCLFSVSSAVSRGALFGFISRSGILSLIFRAERTKLKSSCAVCSFRRPMNSL